A DNA window from Sphaeramia orbicularis chromosome 22, fSphaOr1.1, whole genome shotgun sequence contains the following coding sequences:
- the LOC115413348 gene encoding claudin-20 produces MASTGMQIFGFVLALLGIMGAMVATLLPNWKVSADVGSNIITAISQMQGLWMDCTWYSTGMFSCTLKYSVLSLPAYLQTARTTMVLCCVLAAMGLCLASLGLKCTRWGGGRRSKRHAAIASGGCFVAAGFLCLVPASWFTNEVITNFLDSSVPESNKFEPGGAVYVAFVSAGFLFVGGSIFCMSCSGKRHGPQDLVLLPPPDKLLLQQQQQQLLQQQQELQHQYCSLSPLDNKTGYSLQDYV; encoded by the coding sequence ATGGCATCCACAGGCATGCAGATATTTGGATTTGTCCTAGCACTGTTGGGCATCATGGGTGCCATGGTGGCCACTCTTCTACCCAACTGGAAAGTCAGTGCAGATGTGGGCTCTAACATCATCACAGCAATCTCCCAGATGCAAGGACTGTGGATGGACTGCACATGGTACAGCACAGGCATGTTCAGCTGCACACTTAAGTATTCAGTGCTTTCACTACCTGCGTACTTGCAGACTGCTCGCACCACCATGGTGCTGTGCTGTGTGTTAGCAGCCATGGGCCTCTGTCTTGCATCCCTAGGACTCAAGTGCACACGCTGGGGAGGAGGACGGCGCTCGAAAAGACACGCTGCAATCGCCAGTGGTGGATGCTTTGTCGCCGCAGGTTTTCTCTGTCTGGTGCCTGCTTCCTGGTTTACCAACGAGGTCATCACCAACTTCCTGGACTCCAGTGTGCCCGAGAGCAATAAGTTTGAGCCTGGGGGTGCCGTTTACGTTGCCTTTGTTTCGGCAGGATTTCTCTTTGTGGGGGGGTCTATTTTCTGTATGTCCTGTTCAGGGAAAAGGCACGGCCCCCAGGACTTGGTCCTGCTCCCTCCCCCTGACAAATTGCTGCtccaacaacagcagcaacagctgcttcagcagcagcaggagctCCAGCATCAGTACTGTTCTCTCTCCCCATTAGACAACAAGACTGGCTACAGCCTGCAGGACTATGTGTAA